A genomic region of Camelus ferus isolate YT-003-E chromosome 11, BCGSAC_Cfer_1.0, whole genome shotgun sequence contains the following coding sequences:
- the VENTX gene encoding homeobox protein VENTX isoform X1 has product MRLLPVGSSRTALQSPRTHHVSVCRVAPRRHTRSGQGRGRGPAQPSASPRSTGVPGLVAPFPEASGAPGTRTRPKRSEATAAPRAGTGDRPQDTPCSSCGTRVKPSRETGGGEGEGPTEPEGPSLTSPSHPVWLVASPTFLRSGATGLQQTGHWPSPRCPGSGHGDLQLPQRIPARPPPSVQRHYPAMPPSSALPGGCKRTSSFGSVDWLSQSSHTGLAHTSRPAEVSWGSLSASAQVYYRGEPHQTADMEEAKLSEVSAPGTPAAGPSKEADGTRAPRMRTAFTAEQVSALESSFQHRRYLGPLERRRLAQEMQLSEVQVRWPAGRVVACGRPLSDLTLPTGKDLVSEPPNEAQAPAAGLPAESALLRTPPPAPRPAQPPAAALPLGLPAWAPSSGPASGLFLGSPRSETSLPGFSVGLMQQAASGVLPPGVLPPGHWGLGAHTEPSFVQGSLGPVRPTGDWGCLLRKGGS; this is encoded by the exons ATGCGGCTTCTGCCGGTTGGGTCCTCGCGGACTGCCCTGCAGTCGCCTAGGACGCACCACGTGTCCGTCTGCCGGGTAGCACCGAGGAGACACACGCGGTCCGGCCAAGGTCGAGGGAGAGGTCCTGCCCAGCCCTCCGCCTCCCCGCGGAGCACCGGCGTCCCAGGCCTAGTCGCGCCCTTCCCCGAGGCCAGTGGGGCTCCCGGGACGCGGACGCGGCCAAAGAGGAGTGAAGCGACCGCGGCGCCAAGGGCAGGGACCGGTGACCGTCCTCAGGACACCCCCTGCAGCTCCTGTGGCACCAGAGTGAAACCCAGCAGAGAGACTGGGGGCGGCGAGGGAGAAGGGCCCACGGAGCCGGAGGGACCCTCTCtgaccagcccctcccaccctgtcTGGCTTGTTGCCAGCCCTACATTCCTACGCAGCGGGGCCACCGGGTTGCAGCAGACAGGGCACTGGCCAAGTCCACGCTGTCCTGGGAGTGGCCATGGGGACCTCCAGCTCCCTCAG AGGATTCCGGCCAGGCCCCCACCATCTGTCCAGAGGCACTACCCAGCCATGCCTCCCTCCTCCGCCCTACCTGGTGGCTGCAAGCGGACCTCCAGCTTTGGCTCAGTGGACTGGCTCTCCCAGAGCAGCCACACAGGGCTGGCGCACACCTCCAGGCCTGCCGAAGTCTCCTGGGGGAGCCTGTCTGCCTCAGCCCAGGTGTACTACAGAGGGGAGCCCCACCAGACTGCAGACATGGAGGAGGCGAAGCTCTCAGAAGTGTCTGCACCGGGGACGCCTGCAGCTG ggccgagcaaggaggcaGACGGCACGCGGGCTCCCCGCATGCGCACGGCCTTCACGGCGGAGCAGGTCAGCGCCCTGGAGAGCTCCTTCCAGCACCGCCGCTACCTGGGGCCCCTGGAGCGCCGGCGGCTGGCCCAGGAGATGCAGCTCTCCGAAGTGCAGGTGAGGTGGCCGGCAGGCAGGGTGGTGGCCTGTGGCCGCCCCCTCTCTGATCTCACTCTCCCCACAGGTAAAGACCTGGTTTCAGAACCGCCGAATGAAGCACAAGCGCCAGCTGCAGGACTCCCAGCTGAGTCCGCCCTTCTCCGCACCCCTCCACCCGCCCCCCGCCCTGCGCAGCCGCCTGCAGCTGCTTTGCCCTTGGGCCTccctgcctgggcccccagcTCTGGTCCAGCCTCTGGGCTCTTTCTGGGGTCCCCGCGGAGTGAAACCAGCCTCCCTGGCTTCAGCGTGGGCCTCATGCAGCAGGCAGCCTCCGGTGTGCTGCCTCCAGGTGTGCTGCCTCCCGGACACTGGGGGCTGGGTGCACACACTGAGCCCAGCTTTGTCCAGGGGAGCCTGGGGCCTGTGCGCCCCACCGGCGACTGGGGATGCCTTTTGAGGAAGGGAGGTAGCTGA
- the VENTX gene encoding homeobox protein VENTX isoform X2: MRLLPVGSSRTALQSPRTHHVSVCRVAPRRHTRSGQGRGRGPAQPSASPRSTGVPGLVAPFPEASGAPGTRTRPKRSEATAAPRAGTGDRPQDTPCSSCGTRVKPSRETGGGEGEGPTEPEGPSLTSPSHPVWLVASPTFLRSGATGLQQTGHWPSPRCPGSGHGDLQLPQRIPARPPPSVQRHYPAMPPSSALPGGCKRTSSFGSVDWLSQSSHTGLAHTSRPAEVSWGSLSASAQVYYRGEPHQTADMEEAKLSEVSAPGTPAAGPSKEADGTRAPRMRTAFTAEQVSALESSFQHRRYLGPLERRRLAQEMQLSEVQVKTWFQNRRMKHKRQLQDSQLSPPFSAPLHPPPALRSRLQLLCPWASLPGPPALVQPLGSFWGPRGVKPASLASAWASCSRQPPVCCLQVCCLPDTGGWVHTLSPALSRGAWGLCAPPATGDAF, from the exons ATGCGGCTTCTGCCGGTTGGGTCCTCGCGGACTGCCCTGCAGTCGCCTAGGACGCACCACGTGTCCGTCTGCCGGGTAGCACCGAGGAGACACACGCGGTCCGGCCAAGGTCGAGGGAGAGGTCCTGCCCAGCCCTCCGCCTCCCCGCGGAGCACCGGCGTCCCAGGCCTAGTCGCGCCCTTCCCCGAGGCCAGTGGGGCTCCCGGGACGCGGACGCGGCCAAAGAGGAGTGAAGCGACCGCGGCGCCAAGGGCAGGGACCGGTGACCGTCCTCAGGACACCCCCTGCAGCTCCTGTGGCACCAGAGTGAAACCCAGCAGAGAGACTGGGGGCGGCGAGGGAGAAGGGCCCACGGAGCCGGAGGGACCCTCTCtgaccagcccctcccaccctgtcTGGCTTGTTGCCAGCCCTACATTCCTACGCAGCGGGGCCACCGGGTTGCAGCAGACAGGGCACTGGCCAAGTCCACGCTGTCCTGGGAGTGGCCATGGGGACCTCCAGCTCCCTCAG AGGATTCCGGCCAGGCCCCCACCATCTGTCCAGAGGCACTACCCAGCCATGCCTCCCTCCTCCGCCCTACCTGGTGGCTGCAAGCGGACCTCCAGCTTTGGCTCAGTGGACTGGCTCTCCCAGAGCAGCCACACAGGGCTGGCGCACACCTCCAGGCCTGCCGAAGTCTCCTGGGGGAGCCTGTCTGCCTCAGCCCAGGTGTACTACAGAGGGGAGCCCCACCAGACTGCAGACATGGAGGAGGCGAAGCTCTCAGAAGTGTCTGCACCGGGGACGCCTGCAGCTG ggccgagcaaggaggcaGACGGCACGCGGGCTCCCCGCATGCGCACGGCCTTCACGGCGGAGCAGGTCAGCGCCCTGGAGAGCTCCTTCCAGCACCGCCGCTACCTGGGGCCCCTGGAGCGCCGGCGGCTGGCCCAGGAGATGCAGCTCTCCGAAGTGCAG GTAAAGACCTGGTTTCAGAACCGCCGAATGAAGCACAAGCGCCAGCTGCAGGACTCCCAGCTGAGTCCGCCCTTCTCCGCACCCCTCCACCCGCCCCCCGCCCTGCGCAGCCGCCTGCAGCTGCTTTGCCCTTGGGCCTccctgcctgggcccccagcTCTGGTCCAGCCTCTGGGCTCTTTCTGGGGTCCCCGCGGAGTGAAACCAGCCTCCCTGGCTTCAGCGTGGGCCTCATGCAGCAGGCAGCCTCCGGTGTGCTGCCTCCAGGTGTGCTGCCTCCCGGACACTGGGGGCTGGGTGCACACACTGAGCCCAGCTTTGTCCAGGGGAGCCTGGGGCCTGTGCGCCCCACCGGCGACTGGGGATGCCTTTTGA